DNA sequence from the Sulfurimonas sp. genome:
GTCTTGAAGATAGCAAAAAAGTATTAAAAGCACTTATGCGGCAATGCAAAAGTGGGGATAGGGACAAATTTTCGAACATACTAAAGGAGATCATCACTGATGACAGAAAAAGTTAGAGTACACGAAATTGCAAAAGAGCTTGGAATAGCTTCTAAAGATGTAGTTAAAAAAGCCTTAGATATGGGGATTGATGTAAAATCAGCAAACAGCTCGGTTACAATGCAAGAAGCTGAGGGCTTAATGAACTATATTATGAGCGGTGAACATGCAGAAACACCGAAATCAGAAACAAATACGCCTGTTAAATCAATAAGTGATACTCAAAAAGAAGAAAAAACTCCTAAAGATGAAATCAAAAAAATAGAGACGACAACACCAAACGCAGTGCGTGCGGAGAGTGTAAACAAAGATGCTTTTGTAAGAGAAGTTCAGAAAATCGAGAAAAAAGAAGATTTTGGGATGAGAGAGATTGCATCGGAGGCAAAAACTGAAGAAAAAGAGATTAAAGAAGATGACAGCGCATTAGATGTTATTGATCCTAAAAAAATGCAGATAAAGCCATCCGGACTTAAAATTGTTAAAAAGAAACAACCAAGAGAAGATGAAAAAAGTGTTCAAAGCCAAGTCCAGTCGGTAAAACAGGCTCCGACGGTATCTTCTTACGGCAAGATTAGCGCAGAAGTTTTAGAAGAGTTGGCAAAAAAGAAAAAAATAAAACAGACTTCCGGAGCTAAAAAGCAGGAACAAGGCATAAAAATCGATATTTTCGGCGGCTCTTTAAGCGAAGTTTCTATGGATATGGATGATCAAATTGTTTTACTTGATTTAAATGCTACGGAGAGACGCGAAATTATTGCCGATGAGCCGAAAAAATCTAAACTTCCAAAACCGGCCGGCAGAAATGCAAATAAAAAATCAGCGCCGAAAGTAAAAAATGTTTCTCGCGATAAGAGAAAAAAATATTCTAAGGACAAACCGGAAGATGTAGTTATAACGCATGTTGAAATTCCTGAAGATATTCGTGTTTATGAGTTTGCAGAGAAATTAAACCGCCCGATTTCTGATGTTATAAAAACTCTGTTTAATCTCGGTGTAATGAAGACAAAAAATGACTTTTTAGGAAATGATGAGATAGAGATTTTATCTGAAGAGTTCGGTGTTGAAGTAACTATAATTGATCCGAAAAATGAGTTTAATTATGAAGAAGACTTATCACAAGAGATAGATGAAAATGCTACTGAGAGACCGCCTGTAATCACTATTATGGGGCATGTCGACCATGGTAAAACATCACTTTTAGATGCGATTAGAAAAGCAAAAGTAACAGCCGGTGAGGCAGGCGGTATTACGCAGCATATCGGTGCTTATACAATCGAACAGCACGGAAAAGCAATTACCTTTATAGATACTCCGGGTCACGCGGCATTTTCTCAAATGAGACAAAGAGGTACCGATGTTACCGATATTATAGTTATAGTTGTAGCTGCAGATGACGGTGTTAAGCCTCAAACGGACGAAGTTATCAAGCTGGCAAAAGAGTCGGGAGTTCCTGTAATCGTT
Encoded proteins:
- the infB gene encoding translation initiation factor IF-2, with the protein product MTEKVRVHEIAKELGIASKDVVKKALDMGIDVKSANSSVTMQEAEGLMNYIMSGEHAETPKSETNTPVKSISDTQKEEKTPKDEIKKIETTTPNAVRAESVNKDAFVREVQKIEKKEDFGMREIASEAKTEEKEIKEDDSALDVIDPKKMQIKPSGLKIVKKKQPREDEKSVQSQVQSVKQAPTVSSYGKISAEVLEELAKKKKIKQTSGAKKQEQGIKIDIFGGSLSEVSMDMDDQIVLLDLNATERREIIADEPKKSKLPKPAGRNANKKSAPKVKNVSRDKRKKYSKDKPEDVVITHVEIPEDIRVYEFAEKLNRPISDVIKTLFNLGVMKTKNDFLGNDEIEILSEEFGVEVTIIDPKNEFNYEEDLSQEIDENATERPPVITIMGHVDHGKTSLLDAIRKAKVTAGEAGGITQHIGAYTIEQHGKAITFIDTPGHAAFSQMRQRGTDVTDIIVIVVAADDGVKPQTDEVIKLAKESGVPVIVALNKMDKPTANPDMVKAQMAERGLNPIDWGGDIEFIPLSAKSGMGIDELLENILITAEVLELKANENAMAKAAVVESSLEKGRGPVATVIVQNGTLKVGDYVVCGSSYGRIKALINEHKQQIKSIKPSHTAVVVGLNEVPPSGEVMMAMASDKEAREYAQKRHEYDRHKELSHSTKSTLEDMTSMIAEGRLKSLKVVLKTDVHGSLEAIRSALSELRNDEVKINIISSGVGGITENDVELVGNSENCVLLGFNVRPTGSVKALAKQRNVDIRTYSIIYQLLDDMTGMLTGMMSPKFSEENTGQAEVRDTFKSPKGMVAGCVVVDGKLVRGGLVRVIRNGVVVHEGSLTSLKRFKDDAEEVGYGYECGVMIKGYDDVIVGDVIETFKKIEQKVSL